From Salarias fasciatus chromosome 5, fSalaFa1.1, whole genome shotgun sequence, a single genomic window includes:
- the LOC115388282 gene encoding lysozyme C-like, which yields MVMRSLVFLLLLAVSSAKVFERCEWARVLKKYGMDGYRGVTLADWVCLSQWESSYDTGATNYNGLGSTDYGIFQINSRYWCEDGSPTSNGCNIKCSELLSDDVGAAINCAKRVVKDPQGVRAWVAWKRHCENQDLSSYVQGCGV from the exons ATGGTCATGAGGAGTctggtgttcctgctgctgctggctgtgagCAGTGCCAAAGTGTTTGAGCGCTGCGAATGGGCCCGAGTGTTGAAGAAATATGGGATGGACGGGTACCGAGGCGTCACCCTGGCTGACT GGGTGTGCCTGTCTCAGTGGGAGTCCAGCTATGACACCGGAGCCACCAACTACAACGGACTCGGCTCCACAGACTACGGCATCTTCCAGATCAACAGCCGCTATTGGTGCGAGGACGGCTCCCCTACAAGCAACGGCTGCAACATCAAATGCAGCG AGCTTCTGAGTGACGACGTTGGTGCAGCGATCAACTGTGCCAAGCGTGTGGTGAAGGATCCTCAAGGCGTCAGAGCCTG GGTGGCCTGGAAACGTCACTGTGAGAACCAGGACCTGAGCTCCTATGTGCAGGGATGTGGTGTGTGA